In Methanocella paludicola SANAE, the sequence CTTGACGCTCTCCCGGGCGGTGACCACGTCCCGGGTCATGACCTCGACGATCTTCTTGTTGGGGTCGGCCTTCACGATGGGCCGCACGTCGCGGCGGCTTATGATGCCGACGAGCTTGCCGTTCTCGATGATGGGGATGCCGCTGATGCTCTGCTCCGTCATGGTCTTCCAGACGGCACCGACGGTCTGCGACGGGCTGGCGGTGGTGACATCCCTTATGAGTATCTCCTCGCCCCTCTTGACCTTCTGGATCTCCTCGACCTGCATCTCCCTCGGCATGTTCCTGTGGATGACGCCGATGCCGCCCTCCCTGGCGATGGCGACGGCCATCTCGGCCTCGGAGACGGTGTCCATGGCGGCGCTGACGATGGGAACGTTCAGGCTGATATTCTTCGAAAATCTGGTTTTAACGTCCGTGTGGTCGGGCTCTACGTAAGACTTGCTTGGGACCAGCAGGACGTCGTCAAAAGTGATCCCGAGGGGGGCATCGAGCTTTTTTAAGAACACTATTAATCACCATACCCTTTTGGGTAACTATACCTGAACCTAGTATTAATAAATTTCCTCTTACGGGGCCGTTTTTTTACCCTCGCGAAGGGAGCGGCAAAAAAGATGTCGGGTATGTGCAGGGCGATTTTTATGCGAGCTGTTTCTTGAGCTCGGCCACGAGCTCGGGGCGTATGGCCTGGGTGCGGTCCCCGCCGCAGACCATGCCTCTCACGCCGATGATGTCGGGGCTGATCTCCCTGAGAAAGGCGATGTCCTTAAGTTTAATGGAGCCGGCGATGGCGCAATTCAGCTTGTTCTCGTGCGCCAGGTCGACGAATTTTTTCAGCTCCTCGCTGCCCATGAACTCGAACGTGGACCTGCCGTCCTTGATGCCAGTGTCCACCATGACCACGTCGGCGTCAGCCCTCTTCGCCGCGGCGGGCAGCTCAAAGGGACTGATGGAGCCGATGCGCTCGTAGTCGGAGTAAGCGGATGCGACGACGATCTTCTCGGCGTCGAAGGTGCGGACCGCCCGGGTAACGCCCGCGAGAAGCTCGTACGCCTGCTCGGGCGTGTGAATGTCGTACAGCCCCACCTTGATGTACTGCGCTCCGGCCACCGCCGCCCCGAGCGCCGCCAGGGACGCCGTGCCCGGCTTGAAGTTGAAGTCGCCGATGGTCGCGCTGAGCGGCTTGCTGATGTGGGATTTTATTTGCGAGATGACCCACGGGAAGTTGGCGCCGAGGGAGCCCTCCTTCGGGTTCTTGACGTCGATGATGTCGGCGCCGCCCTGCTCGGCCGCGATAGCCTCCTGAACGTTCATGGGGCTGACTAAAAGCTTCATGTAAACCACCATAATACCGTTTTGGTATTTAATATTTATCAGGGGTGCTGTCCGTTTTCAAACAACGTAATGGATGACCGTCGCCAGGGCCGCCAGGTTGAGGATGAACAGCGATACCACGAAGAGCAGTGCCAGCGCGATGGCCACGATGGTGACCACGACGTTGATGACGGCCACGACCAGCATCTGCGCCGCGCTGTAGATGTCGTAGGCCTTCTTCACGCCTACGAGGGCAAGCTGCATGATGGGCAGCTTATTGAAAGGCGGCGACTCGAGCGTGTCCTCGACGAGGCGCAGGATAGTGTAGACCGCCCAGTCCACCGCCTTGTCTATGGTCTGCAGGACGCCCTTGCCCGCCTTGAACGCGACGAATAGAGTTGCCCCAGCGATGGCGAGCGCCACTATCAGGATATCCAGGGATATCACCAGGAATATGAGCATGAGAAGCTGCGTCTGCGAAAGCTGGTCGGGCAGGAGGGCGATTAGCATGGGCGATGAAAAATGGCGGGATGAAAATAAATAGTTTTTATTCGATCTTCCTGACCGCGCTCCGCCAGTTCGCGGACAGCTCGAGCTCCTGCCTGAAGTTCAGCTTCGCCTGGGCGTCCGTGACTAATATCTTATCGCCGACGGAGAGCGCCTCCGCGAAGTTCGCGTGCTCGCCCCAGAATACCACGCGGACCCTGCCCGTATCGTCCGATAGGTGGACGCCGCAGAGCCGGCCGAGCTTGCCGTCCTTGGTGGTGAACTCCCGGACGCCGTCGATGCCGGTCACGACCCCTTTGACGTTGTAGGACTTATCGGCCTCGATGTCGCCGATCTTCGACACGGGCTCCTCGTACTCCACTTTCTTGTCGGACCTGCGGACAATGCCCCGGTTCCCGACCTGGATCTCCACGCCGCCCATGGACTCCCGGGTGTAGGCGTGTAAAACCTCGATGGAGTCGCCCGGGTTGAGGGCCTCCACGTCCTTGAGCTTGTTATCCCATACGGTAAGCCTGATCTTGCCCGACTCGTCCCCGATCATGACGCCCTGGACCGAGCCCTTCGAGCCGTCCTTCCGGTTGAAGGAGCGGGGCTCCTGCTTCGACAGTATCATGGCGCGGACGCACACGTTGCCGTTGCCCATCTGGACGCCCTTGATTGGGATCATCGGGTCCTTGACGGTTATCTTCGTACTCTCGTCCTTCTGGATGCCGCCGCCCTTGCCGATGCTGACCTCCATGCCCCGCTGGCCTTCCTTCACGTAGCCGCTGATCTTGAGCACGTCGCCTTCTTTTATGTCGCCGGTCATCACGGCATCGGCCAGCTCGTCCCACAGGACTAACGTGACCTCGCCCGTCTCGTCGGCGACGGTGAGGTTACATACCCGGCCCTCGGAGCCGTCGTTGCGGCTGAACTTCCTGACGTCGGACGCCCCGGTCACCTTCGCGATGAACTGGACGTTCTTCTTGTCGAGCGTGATCTCTTTTATCTTTATGGCGTTGACGCCCTCGATGCCCAGGTCGTGGGCCACGAGCAACGCGGCGGTGTGCTCGTCGCAGAGGCCGCCCATGATATCCATCTTCTCGTCCACTAACTTTTTGAACTCTTTCTGGGTGATCTTCCCGTTCAGTTTTTCATAGACTTCAAGCACGTCGGACATATCAAGCACGCTCTTTTACGGTAGGGCTTGTGCATTAATAATACTATTGATTCAAAAATCTGGCGGGTGCAACTAACACTCAATTACGGTTAAATTTATAACAAGTTCTAGGCATTAAGCTACCTTAGATTCAAATGTCGAATGACCTCACCATAACGGAAAAGATCTTTAGCAGGGCGTCCGGCAGGCCCGTGAAAGCGGGCGATTTCGTAATGGCATCCATCGACAGGGCGATGACCCATGACATAACGGGTCCTCTCGCGGTCGAGGGCTTCTACGAGATCATGCGGGACGAGAAGGAGAAAAAGGTGTGGGACCCCGGTAAGATCATTATCTTATTTGACCACCAGGTCCCGGCCGACTCGCTCAACGCCGCTAAGAACCACATTTTACTGAGGAAGTTCGCAAAGGACCAGAAGATAAAGCACTTTTACGACTTACACGAAGGCATCTGCCACCAGGTCATGCCCGAGAAGGGGCACGTCCTGCCCGGCCAGCTCGTAGTCGGCTCTGACTCCCATACCTGCGCCTACGGCGCGGTCGGGGCGTTCGGCACCGGCATCGGCTCAACGGACATGGCGGCCGTGTTCGCGCTGGGCAGGCTTTGGTTCAGGGTGCCGGAGACCATAAGGTTCGAGGTCGACGGCAAGCTCGGCGATAGAGTTTATTCCAAAGATATCATCCTCAAGCTGATCGGGGACGTCGGGGCCGACGGCGCACGCTACAAGGCCTGCGAGTATGCCGGGGACGCCATAAGGAGCCTGGACATGTCCCAGCGCATGACCATCAGCAACATGGCCATCGAGATGGGCGGCAAGGCGGGCATCATCGAGCCCGACCGCACGACCGAGGCATACGTCAGGCAGCGCTCTAAAGGCTTTAAGCTGGATAGGGGCCTGAAGAGCGATAAGGGCGCGGAGTACTCCGAGGTCAGGGAGTACGATGCCGGCGAGCTCGAGCCCCAGGTCGCATGCCCCCACAACGTCGACAACGTGGTCGACGTGGGCAAGGTCGAGGGGAAGAAGATCGACCAGGTCTTCCTGGGGTCGTGCACCAACGGCAGGTTCGAGGACCTGAAAACAGCGGCGGAGGTCATGGACGGCAGGCCCGTGGCGAAGGGCGTCCGCATGATCGTCATACCGGCATCGCACACGGAGTACATGAAGGTGCTCAAGGCGGGGCTCGTGGAGGAGTTCATGAACGCCGGGGCGCTGGTGGAGTCGCCGTGCTGCGGCCCGTGCATGGGAGGCTCGTTCGGCCTGCTCGGTCCGGGAGAGGTGGGCCTGTCCACGTCCAACCGTAATTTCAAGGGGAGGCAGGGCAGCCCGGAGGCGTTCGTGTACCTGTGCAGCCCGGCAACGGCGGCGGCCTCCGCGATAAAAGGAAAGATCGCCGACCCGAGGAGCGTGTGAGCATGGCCCGCAAGACGACGAAGAAAACGGTAGTCGAGAACAGGAGGGAGCTTTCGAGGGCCTGGAAGTTCGGGGACGACGTCGACACCGACGCCATCATACCCGGAAGGTTCCTCATCATCAACGATGCGAAGGAGCTGGCAAAGCACGCCTTTGAGGGCGTCAGGCCGGACTTCAGGCCGTCGCCCGGGGACGTCGTGGTGGCCGGGGAGAACTTCGGCTGCGGCTCGTCGAGGGAGCACGCGCCCCTGGCGCTCAAGGGGGCGGGGATCAAGTGCGTAATAGCGAAGTCCTTCGCCCGCATCTTCTTCAGGAACTCCGTCAACATCGGCCTCCCCATGCTGGAGTGCGAGGACGCCGGCCGGATATCCGACGGGGACGTCCTGGAGGTCGAGGGGGACGTCATCAGGAACCTCACGAAGGGCGAGACGTATCGCACTGCCCCCCTCCCGGAGTTTCTGGAGGAGATCGTGAGGGCCGGGGGGCTCATCGAGTACGCCCGGGAGATCGTTGCGAAGGAGCACAAAAAATAGCGTTCATATATGGCGAGAGGTTAACGGATGACAACTTACAAGATACCGGTGATCCCCGGGGACGGCATCGGCCCGGAGGTCATCGCCGAGGGTAAAAAGGCCATAGATGCGGCCGGAGAGGTATACGGCTACGACGTGGAGTGGCTGGAGCTGCCCCTGGGCGCGGACCACTACCTGAAGACGGGCGAGACCGTGTCCGAGGACACGCTCAAGGAGCTTGGCAGGCACAGGGCATTCTTCCTGGGCGCGCTTGGCGACGAGCGCAAGGTGAAGACGGGCATCCTCGAAAAGGGCGTCCTGCTGAGGCTGAGGTTCCACTTCGACCAGTACATCAACCTGAGGCCTGTAAAGCTCATGGAGGGCGTGGAGACGCCCATAAAAAATAAAACGGCGAAGGACATCGACTTCTTCGTGGTGAGGGAGAACACCGAGGACTTTTACGCCGGCATCGGGGGCCGGTGTACGAAGGGCCTCACCAGCCAGCACCTTAAATTATTAAGAGAGGCGTACAGCGTGAAGTTCGACCTGGACGTGCTCACGGACAGCGACGAGATCGGCTACCAGATCGGGGTGATAAGCAAGGAGGGCACCAGGCGCATCATGGACTACTCCTTCAAGCTGGCGCAGCAGCGTAACAAGCATCTATCCAGCGTCGACAAGGCCAACGTCATGACGGACATCTACGGCCTGTGGCGGGAGACCTTCCAGGAAGTCGGCCGGAACTACCCGGACGTGAGGACGGACTTCAACTTCGTGGACGCAGTGACCATGTGGTTCGTCAAGAACCCGGAGTTCTTCGACGTGATCGTCGCCCCCAACATGTTCGGGGACATCATCACCGACCTCGGGGCCATGATCCAGGGCGGCCTGGGCCTGGCGCCGGGAGGGAACGTCAACCCGGAGGGCACCAGCATGTTCGAGCCCATGGGTGGGTCCGCCCCGAAGTACAAGGGCCTCGACAAGGTGAACCCGATAGCGACGATATGGGCCGGGGCGCTCATGATGGACCACCTGGGGGAGAAGGAAGCCGCAAAGGGCATCCTTTCTGCGATCGAGGCCAACCTCCGGGAGGGCAGGGTCCGGACGTACGACCTTGGCGGATCCTCCAGGACGTCCGACGTGGGCTCCGACGTCGCCCGGATCATAAAAATGCAGGGGCGCAATTAAGCCCCGTTTTTTTATCTGAAGAACCTCGACCCCTGCCAGGCCGCGGCGGCCAGCGCCTGCGTATCATGGCGGTGCCGGTAGCTCTCGTCCCCTTTTAGGGCGCCTTTGGCGACATCGTCTTCGTGTTTCCGGTCAAAACCCCCCAGTATGCGGTAAATATAATTATACAGCGATGCGGGAACATGCCTTAAGCCTGATATTTGCACTTCCATATTCGAACCTCAAGGTACAATAGAATGATGAAGACGAAAGCAATTAAGGTAAATTTCGTATACTAAATGATTACCTTAAGCAAAAACGTTCGAATTTTAAGCTTATTCGAGGCCAGTGAAGGTAAATATTTTATACGCAGGGCACATACGATCGATCGATGAGAAAGGACAGGATCGAGGAGCGCATCGCCGGCATCGAGCGGGACATGAAAGAGCTTCGCTCGGAGGTCAGGCAGGAGATCATGTCCATGTCCTCCGAGCTAAAAGAGGCCCAGCTGGCGCTCGTAGAGGATATGATGTGCGACATCCAGGACACCATGTCGGTCGGATACCGCCAGATCGCCTACGAGCTCAGCATCTCCGGGGCCGAAAAGAGGTTCAGGGAACAGATGTCGTACGACTGCCCCCCGGGCGATAACAGGGAGGAATGCATCGACCATTTCGTCTGCGATCACCTGCGCAAGGGCATCGTAAGCCTGGACGCCGCCCCGCCCGGTATGGAGGGCGAGGCCAGGAAGTCGATCATCGACCAGGACGACAGGGAGAGCGAGACGTTCAAGGGCACGCCCTGTGAATACTGCCAGGGCATCTACGTCTCCGAGAGGGACAGGCTGCTGGAGATGGGCGAGAAGTTCTCGGCTTACAGGAAGAGCCTTTATGTTAAGCGCAGCCGGCCGTACTATAAGCAGCTTCCGGACGACCTTACCGTGTCCGAGCTCATCGAGCCGCTGTCCCATAGGGCCAGGTTCGTCATGCTGAAAAACCTAACATCGGGGAGCATGTCGTTCAGGGACCTCGGGGATGTGACCGGCTACGGGGGAGGCCACCTCATATACCATCTGAACAAGCTCGTGTCGGCGGGCCTGGTCTCGAAGGAGGACAGCGGGCTTTACGCGATCACCGACAGGGGCATCGACGTGATGGAGGTCATCCGGAAAATGTACGGCGGGCCATCAACACGTTTTTAACGTCCCGCGTCCAGAGTAGTATTCACCATGACCACCCTACAGGCCCACAAGCTCACATGCCCGCTCTGCGGCAACGCGTTCGACTCTAAGCTCGTCACGTCCACCGACTCCTTCGGCAGGCACCACTCCGACCTCTACAAGGAGTCGGAGGGCGAGCAGCCCGTGTGCTACTTCGTCCACACGTGCCCGAAGTGCGGATACTCGGGCTACGAGGGAGACTTCGGGCCCCAGAGGTTCGACCAGGCCTTCCGGGACCAGGTGGAGAAGCTCATCACTCCCGAAGTGAAGGACAGGCAGATAGAGACCAACGGCAACTTTTACCTCGCGGCGCTCTGCGCCGACTGGCGGGGCGCGCCCCCCTACGTCGTGGGCAGGATATTCCACATGGGCGCCTGGTGTTACCGGATGAAGGGCGACTGGGACCGGGAGGTCTACTACCTCCAGGAGGCCCTTACGCATTTCGAGATGGCGCTGAGGCGGGACGACACGCCGAAGGAGGCCCGCGCGGTCTACACGTACCTGGTCGGCGACATCTACCGGCGCCTGCACGACCCGGAGAGGGCGAAAGAGTATTACCGTAAGGTGGAAAAGGAGCTGAATGAGCACGGCGGCGAGGCCAGGATAGGCGAGTTCGCCCGGCGGCAGCTCGAGAGCCCCTCGGATTACTTTTAGCCGTACATGCACAAGCTTTAATACTATCCTTCATTTTTCGAGTTTATAACCAACAGCTTAAATACTATATTTGATTTATATTGAAGGAGGAATTCATATGAAGGCGGAAGAAGCAAAAAAGATATTATCGTTAGCTATTGACAGGGAAGTCGAAGCCTACACGTTCTACCGGACGGTGGCGGACAAGGCTAAGGACAAGGCAATGAAGAGCATTTTCGACGAGCTCGCCGGGGAAGAGAAGAAGCACCGCGAGTTCCTGCAGGCATTCCTCGCGAAGGAAGGTAAGGGCCTGAAGTTCGATGCGACGAAGAAGGACTACAAGATCGTCGAGGCGCTCCCGACCCCGCCCCTATCGCCGGACCTGAAGCCGACCGAGGGCCTCATCATCGCCATCCGTAAGGAGCTCGAGGCCATGCAGATGTACACTCAGCTCGCAAACGCCTCCAGCGACACGGAGCAGCAGTTCCTGTTCCAGCAGCTGGCCAACATGGAGAAGACCCACAAGGCGCGGCTCGAGGACATCTACACCGACATGGCATTCCCCGAGTCCTGGTAAAGGGCGACGGGCAAGTATAGTTTAATCAATTCTTTTCTCTTTTTATTATTTTCCTGATCCCGGTTTTATTTCCTGTGAAGGCCCTCGAAAAATATTAAGAACGCAGGAAGACTTTTTCAGCCACGAAGTTGCTCGAAGCGGGCCTGAAGTTACACGAAGATCCTTTAAAGGGTCTATTGTCAGGTGTTTGCGTTTTATTCTTATGCATTGTTTGCGAGACACGTACAGCCCCACGGTTTTTTCAACACAGAGTATACTGAGCACTTTTTATAATGGAGAAACAGAGAGCCAGGAGATTTTAAATAATAAAAAATCTCTGTCCGTAGTTCCGAGGTTGTTTTGTTAGGGGTTGTGGTGGTAGAATAAGTTTTAGTATTTAAGGGCGGGGGTGTAAGGGGCTTGTTGGTAAGAATGAAAACTCCTCACAGTCCCCGCGTTTGTAGCGTTAGGCATGTTGATATAAATCTTTTCGCGCGCCGGTTCGCAAGCCTGTTTGATTTTCCCCGAAGCATGGGTTATGCAAGGTGTCTTGTTAACGCGTCCGTGAGAATGAAGAGCCTGGAATCTGTGTATAACAATTACGGGGGGCTCCCTCCGGACAGTTTCTTCCAGTTTTTCAAGTACTCCATGGACGATGTGATACGGGGAGCTGACTGGTTCTTCGAGTGTCAGGCCAAATTGGTGGACCTGCATGGCTGTGCTATTGCCATCGACTTGAACGATGTGGAGCACTGGGGAGTGGAGGACGAGTACGTGCACCCTAAAAAGGGCCTTAACAAGAACACGTACGTCCTCCGGTACGCCGTGGCCTCCCTTGTAGACGAGAGCCGCAAGCTCGCTCTGGCATGTATGCCCGTCACTACGAACGATAAACTCTCGGACATTGTACGAGTCCTCCTTGAAAAGACAATGAGCCATGTCCTGGTTGACGTCGTCCTGTTCGACCGGGGATTCTACAATGCCACCATCCTCAAAACCGTGGATGACTTGGGCATGCAATTCGTGATCCCCCTCAGGAAAAGCATGACATCGGACAATGTCTGGGAGGAATCGAAAAAACGGGGAGAATACAAATTACGGTATACAGTAAAGGGCGAAACAGACCAGGTACGGGCATGGCTATACCTCGAAGAGAAAAAGAAAGAGAAAAAAGAGGATGGTAGAAAAGAAAAGGGCAAAAGAAAGGGACGGAACAAGAGCAAGAAGAAGCGAGAAAGGGAGTACGTGGGAGTGATCAGCAATATGGACGTGTGCCCGGAACTGGTCCAGAATTTCATGGACTGGTACTTCGTAAGGAACAACGTGGAAACAGGTTTTAAAGAGAAGAACCAGTACAAGATACGAACATGCAGCACCGACAAAGCCTACCGATACCTTATCTATTGCATCAGCCTTTACCTGATGAACCTCGTACAGGTCGTAAGAATGGTTAACAACACCTTTTTCAGGAACGACGAGATGAAAAAACTCGTAAAACAATTACTGAGACTTGAAGGATCGCTGATAGGAGAGCACAGGCTCTCAAGAACCCTGATAGTGATTGCTTAGCGACAACCCGATAGCCCAAGCTATCAAAAAACATTGAAAAACCCCCGCTATTCAGCCAATTCTAACAATAACAACCAACAAACCCCACAACAAAACAACCACTTAGATAACAGCCCAAAAAAGACCACATCGGAAGTACGGTCTGTGGCCTCAGTGTCAAAACTGATACCACGACGGCATAACGATAGAGATAATAGCAGATATTCATTTTATAAAAAAGATCTTAGAGTCACTTCAGGCCGGCTTCGAGCAACTTCGTGGCTGAAAAAGTCTTAGAGCATTCTTATGAAGCTTAGAGATGCTTAATTTTTAGTCATTCCCCGAAGTCCACGATCTTGACGTCACCGTTCTGCAGGTCAACGATGGGGATGCGGGCGGGGTCCGGCTGGATGTTCATCCGCTTCTGGAAGTCGGTCTGGGATTGCCAGGTGCCCGAATTGACTAATGTGACGCCCCTGTAGCGGCATACGCCCACGGTGTGCACGTGGCCGCTGTGCATGATGTCGGGGAGCGGATCGATGACGAAGTGGTCCTTCGCCTCGGGGGCGATCATCACCTTGCCGCCGTATATGGGCGAGAGGTGGCGGCGCTTCAGTAATTCGGCCATGGCCTTCTCGGGCTTCGAGTACGAGGCGCCGGGCAGGTTCGACACCAGATCGTCTAAAGACCGGCCGTGGTAGATGAGCAGCCTGACCCCCTCCATTTCCACTGCAGAAGGGTTGCCGGCGAACGTGACGTTCGGGTGCCTGAACATCCTCCGGACCTCCTCAGGCAGGGCGGGCTGGGGCTCGGCCTGCCTCACGGCGTCGTGGTTCCCCGGGGCGATGACGATCTTCAGGTGCCGGGGGAACTGGTCGAAGTACTCGGCGGCCTTCCTGTACTGGTCGTAGACGTCCGCGATGTGGAGCTCCTTCTCCTGGCCCGGGTACACGCCGATGCCGTCCACCATGTCCCCGGCCACCACGACGTACTTCAGCCTCGACGCCAGGTCGTGGTGGGCGTCGGAGTCGCCGTTCAGCCAGTCGATGAACCGCATCCACGGGTCCTCGAGAAAAGTGTTGCTGCCGATGTGCACGTCCGAGATGAGCGCGACGGCCGCGGGCTCGTCGGAGCGCCTGGGCACGTTGGTGTTGGGCACGTCCGGGTATATGACCCCGCTGGCCATGAGCAGCCCGCCTTCCTTCACGGTCCCCGAGACCCCGACCACCTCGTCTAATAACAATGGCGAGTCGAAGAAGTCCTTATCCTTGGAGATGAGCACGCCCATCGAGCCCGTTCGGTCCTCCAGCTCGACCAGGCGGTTGCCGTTCGCCGTGTCCCGGACGTCCGACACCATGCCGATGACGGCCACCTCCGACTTCTCGCCCCGGGAAAAGCCCTTCTTTTTGATGCTCTCGATCGGGCGGGCGCTGATGCGGTGGCGCATCATATCGCCCAGCCGCCCGTACCGGTCCCTGAAGTACCCGACGAACTCGTCGTAGTCGCCGATACAGGTGGAATTATTGGTGATATCCGACAGGATCCTGAGCGCCGGCTTGCGGGCTGTCTGCTCCGCGATGTTGCCCGCTCGTAGCGAGCGGGCCACGTCGTCCCTGGTGACGGTGAGGGCGGAGGGGTCGAGGCCGGACACCAGCCTGTCCAGTATCCCGGGGTCAGGGTCCCTGCCAAGCGCGTCCAGGGCGTCGGGCTCGACCATGTACCCCTTCGACGCGAGCGCTTTTACGATCTCAATGCCGTCCATATGCTTACATGGCAATCATGGGCGAAATGTCTTTAAGCTTTTGCCCCATAATAATAACTTATATATTATAATAATGCTATATATAATTTCCAGGGGGTTTTGAGCCTGGCCACAAAGGATACCGTTCACAAGTTCATGAAGAGCGACAACTTCTGGATCTCGCTGTTGAGGGAGACGCTGTACGCCCTCGCGGCGGTCGGGGCCATCGCGCTGGTCCTGTATTTATATGCGGGCGCCTGGCCCCCCATGGTGAGCGTGGACGGCCTGAGCATGTACCCCAACATGCACGACGGCGACCTGATAATAATCCAGAGCATCGAGAAGTCCCCCATCGTCACCTATGGCGCCGCCGGGGGCTACTCATCGTTCGGCGACGCCGGAGACGTCATCGTGTACCAGCCCTTCGGCCGCAGGGACATGACGCCCGTGATCCACCGGGCCCTGTACTACGTGAACGCCTCGGAGCCCATGTGGGAGGGAGGAATAAAAGCCCCCAATTCGGGATACATCACCAAGGGCGACAATAACTTTTTATTCGACCAGAGCAGCGGCGTCTCCCCGAACACCCCCGTCAAGGAGGACTGGATCCTGGGCGTGGCGAAACTGCGCATCCCCTACCTGGGCTACGTGAGGAGCATATTCTCCTTCATACACTGAAGCACAACTATATCCAGGCATGCCCGGGAAGCGATAAAGGCACATAGGCAACTATTTTATGTGAGGGGCGCCTACTATATGCGATGATTTTCGGGAGAAGGCACATCATATCCACCAAGGACTTCTCAAGAGAAGAGATCGACTTTATTCTCGACCGCGCCGAGAGGCTGGAGCCTTACGCCCGAAAGGGCGGCCTGGACCTGCTAAAGGATAAGGTGGTGGCCACGCTCTTTTTCGAGCCCTCCACCCGGACCAGGCTGTCGTTCGATACGGCGATTAAGCGCCTTGGCGGCGATACCATCGGCTTCGACTCCGCGGAGTCCACGTCCGTGGTCAAGGGAGAGACGCTGTCCGATACCATACGCATCATCGAGTCGTACGCGGACGCCATCGTCATCCGCCACCCCAGGGAGGGCGCGGCACGCATGGCCTCAGAGGTGTCGAGCGTGCCCGTGATCAATGCCGGGGACGGCGCCGGACATCACCCCACCCAGACGCTCCTGGACCTCTACACCATGCGGAAAGAGTGCAGGAAGCCGCTGGGCGATCTGAACGTCGCCATCGTGGGCGACCTCAGGTACGGGCGGACCGTGCACTCGCTGGCGTACGCGCTGTCGCTCTACGGGGCGAGTCTGAGCCTCGTGTCCCCGGAGCCCCTGCGCATGCCCGAGAGCATAATAAACTATTTGAGGAAACATGGCGTCACGCTGGTCGAGACGCCCCGCATCGAGGACGCCCTGGGGCAGGCGGACGTGCTGTACATGACCCGCATCCAGAAGGAGCGGTTCCCCGACCCCTCGGAATATCTGAGGGTCGCCGGCTCGTACCGCATCACGCCCGACACGCTGGAGAGCGTCGGTAACGACATGATCATCATGC encodes:
- a CDS encoding S26 family signal peptidase; translated protein: MSLATKDTVHKFMKSDNFWISLLRETLYALAAVGAIALVLYLYAGAWPPMVSVDGLSMYPNMHDGDLIIIQSIEKSPIVTYGAAGGYSSFGDAGDVIVYQPFGRRDMTPVIHRALYYVNASEPMWEGGIKAPNSGYITKGDNNFLFDQSSGVSPNTPVKEDWILGVAKLRIPYLGYVRSIFSFIH
- a CDS encoding DNA-directed DNA polymerase II small subunit, encoding MDGIEIVKALASKGYMVEPDALDALGRDPDPGILDRLVSGLDPSALTVTRDDVARSLRAGNIAEQTARKPALRILSDITNNSTCIGDYDEFVGYFRDRYGRLGDMMRHRISARPIESIKKKGFSRGEKSEVAVIGMVSDVRDTANGNRLVELEDRTGSMGVLISKDKDFFDSPLLLDEVVGVSGTVKEGGLLMASGVIYPDVPNTNVPRRSDEPAAVALISDVHIGSNTFLEDPWMRFIDWLNGDSDAHHDLASRLKYVVVAGDMVDGIGVYPGQEKELHIADVYDQYRKAAEYFDQFPRHLKIVIAPGNHDAVRQAEPQPALPEEVRRMFRHPNVTFAGNPSAVEMEGVRLLIYHGRSLDDLVSNLPGASYSKPEKAMAELLKRRHLSPIYGGKVMIAPEAKDHFVIDPLPDIMHSGHVHTVGVCRYRGVTLVNSGTWQSQTDFQKRMNIQPDPARIPIVDLQNGDVKIVDFGE
- the pyrB gene encoding aspartate carbamoyltransferase yields the protein MIFGRRHIISTKDFSREEIDFILDRAERLEPYARKGGLDLLKDKVVATLFFEPSTRTRLSFDTAIKRLGGDTIGFDSAESTSVVKGETLSDTIRIIESYADAIVIRHPREGAARMASEVSSVPVINAGDGAGHHPTQTLLDLYTMRKECRKPLGDLNVAIVGDLRYGRTVHSLAYALSLYGASLSLVSPEPLRMPESIINYLRKHGVTLVETPRIEDALGQADVLYMTRIQKERFPDPSEYLRVAGSYRITPDTLESVGNDMIIMHPLPRVNEIDPGVDSTRHARYFQQAFYGVPIRMAVLSLVMGKEI
- a CDS encoding transposase; the encoded protein is MKSLESVYNNYGGLPPDSFFQFFKYSMDDVIRGADWFFECQAKLVDLHGCAIAIDLNDVEHWGVEDEYVHPKKGLNKNTYVLRYAVASLVDESRKLALACMPVTTNDKLSDIVRVLLEKTMSHVLVDVVLFDRGFYNATILKTVDDLGMQFVIPLRKSMTSDNVWEESKKRGEYKLRYTVKGETDQVRAWLYLEEKKKEKKEDGRKEKGKRKGRNKSKKKREREYVGVISNMDVCPELVQNFMDWYFVRNNVETGFKEKNQYKIRTCSTDKAYRYLIYCISLYLMNLVQVVRMVNNTFFRNDEMKKLVKQLLRLEGSLIGEHRLSRTLIVIA